One part of the Methylobacterium mesophilicum SR1.6/6 genome encodes these proteins:
- a CDS encoding L,D-transpeptidase family protein gives MRMKAQNRFTALLSVAALGALGLGAAEAREQGNYAQAEWAQDYASPAGMQVQRETVPILSPQTVAATEQMVERYKDIVARGGWRPVSGADHLRVGSRGPAVAAIRQRLIVTGDLDQAAGGSGVYDSYVAAGVKRFQARHGLSQTGTMSLATQQAMNVPADVRLRQLETNVVRLRSYSGDLGRRFVITNIPAALVETVENGQVVTLHAAGVGKIDRQSPIMNTKATQINFNPTWTVPASIVKKDLIPKMQKDPNYLTDNKIRILSNGSEISPKSVNWFSDEGTRFTYRQDSGADFNSMGIVRINIPNPYGVFMHDTNTKGVFGDDFRFISSGCVRVQNVREYITWLLKDTPGWDRQKVEEAIESGKRVDANIAQPVPVYWTYITAWSTPDGLVQFRDDIYKRDGVNVPSTIGAPTPVASAEPMPQTFEPGDEE, from the coding sequence ATGCGCATGAAGGCACAAAACCGGTTCACCGCACTGCTGAGCGTCGCCGCCCTCGGGGCGCTCGGTCTCGGCGCCGCCGAAGCCCGCGAGCAGGGCAACTACGCCCAGGCCGAGTGGGCGCAGGACTACGCCTCGCCCGCCGGGATGCAGGTGCAGCGCGAGACGGTTCCGATCCTCTCGCCCCAGACCGTGGCGGCGACCGAGCAGATGGTCGAGCGCTACAAGGACATCGTGGCCCGCGGCGGCTGGCGCCCGGTCTCCGGCGCCGATCACCTGCGGGTCGGTTCGCGCGGCCCGGCCGTGGCGGCGATCCGCCAGCGCCTCATCGTCACCGGCGACCTCGATCAGGCGGCCGGCGGTTCGGGCGTCTACGATTCCTACGTCGCGGCCGGCGTGAAGCGCTTCCAGGCCCGCCATGGCCTCAGCCAGACCGGCACGATGAGCCTCGCCACCCAGCAGGCCATGAACGTGCCCGCCGACGTGCGGCTGCGCCAGCTCGAGACTAACGTCGTCCGCCTGCGCTCCTACTCGGGCGATCTCGGCCGGCGCTTCGTGATCACCAATATCCCGGCCGCTCTGGTCGAGACGGTGGAGAACGGTCAGGTCGTCACCCTTCACGCCGCGGGCGTGGGCAAGATCGACCGGCAGTCGCCGATCATGAACACCAAGGCGACGCAGATCAATTTCAACCCAACCTGGACGGTCCCGGCTTCCATCGTGAAGAAGGACCTGATCCCGAAGATGCAGAAGGATCCGAACTACCTCACGGACAACAAGATCCGGATCCTGTCGAACGGCTCCGAGATCTCGCCGAAGTCTGTGAACTGGTTCTCCGACGAGGGCACCCGGTTCACCTACCGGCAGGATTCGGGCGCCGACTTCAACTCGATGGGCATCGTGCGCATCAACATCCCGAATCCCTACGGCGTGTTCATGCACGACACCAACACCAAGGGCGTGTTCGGCGACGACTTCCGCTTCATCTCCTCGGGCTGCGTCCGCGTCCAGAACGTGCGCGAGTACATCACGTGGCTCCTGAAGGATACGCCCGGCTGGGATCGCCAGAAGGTCGAGGAGGCGATCGAGAGCGGCAAGCGCGTCGACGCCAACATCGCCCAGCCGGTGCCGGTCTACTGGACCTACATCACTGCCTGGTCGACCCCGGACGGCCTCGTGCAGTTCCGTGACGACATCTACAAGCGCGACGGGGTGAACGTGCCCTCCACCATCGGCGCTCCGACGCCGGTCGCCAGCGCCGAGCCGATGCCGCAGACCTTCGAGCCCGGCGACGAGGAGTAA
- a CDS encoding DUF1465 family protein, whose amino-acid sequence MNGFDVTFRDDRDWVDFGKSYVNSDAFKTLFREGMTLVEETAAYLDGEGRDESRLISRDATLSYAAESMRLTTLLMQIASWLLVQRAVAEGEMTPAEALLEKHRVKLGSGEPSKPNDFNQLPVRLQQLILRARRLHTRIMHLDSLIAEDRPTPAPVESPVAQQQGLLRMAFRMSEG is encoded by the coding sequence ATGAACGGCTTCGATGTCACGTTCCGGGACGACCGGGACTGGGTGGATTTCGGCAAGTCCTACGTCAATTCGGATGCCTTCAAGACGCTGTTCCGCGAGGGGATGACGCTCGTCGAGGAGACGGCGGCCTACCTCGACGGCGAGGGTCGCGACGAATCCCGCCTGATCTCCCGCGATGCGACCTTGAGCTACGCCGCCGAGAGCATGCGCCTCACCACGCTGCTGATGCAGATCGCCTCCTGGCTACTCGTGCAGCGCGCCGTGGCCGAAGGTGAGATGACGCCGGCCGAAGCGCTGCTTGAGAAGCATCGAGTCAAGCTCGGCAGCGGCGAGCCGTCGAAGCCGAACGACTTCAACCAGCTGCCGGTCCGCCTGCAGCAGTTGATCCTGCGGGCGCGGCGCCTCCACACACGAATCATGCATCTCGATTCGCTGATCGCCGAGGATCGTCCGACGCCGGCCCCGGTGGAGAGCCCGGTGGCCCAGCAGCAGGGACTTCTTCGGATGGCCTTCCGGATGAGCGAGGGCTGA
- a CDS encoding diguanylate cyclase domain-containing protein, with amino-acid sequence MSGGPSTGNVDRTDVEHRMSIRRPALRAPRYAYPIAVAAVLTALVARAVVQPGLPFITFYPAVILTAYFCGLGPAIVSALLSGLAAWHFVLPSNLPATGGSSAAVALGLYGAVVGINLILIDRVQRAAAANAALAKTERRLRLELQRETELRVANEQLAEKTLLLDLALQAADAGTWRYCVRTGRAQLSERMARHNGFGDRAIEIDVERDWRPRVHPEDADRTLFDLQAAIAARTKFVTDFRVLLPNGGVRWIAGLGQVETDSAGIATEVVGLSLDITARKEAEAKIAHMACHDPLTGLANRALFDTRLQEEFARIRRRGAAFALFCLDLDRFKAVNDTHGHLIGDELLRIVADRFRTAIRLEDTLARIGGDEFVIIQTEADQPDSAAVLAERLIAAVQRPLDIDGRRLSVGLSIGIALAPACGADPLSLYNSADRALYSAKAQGRNTFRFAG; translated from the coding sequence ATGAGCGGAGGTCCGTCGACTGGCAATGTCGACCGCACCGACGTCGAGCACCGCATGTCGATCCGGAGGCCGGCCTTAAGGGCGCCGCGCTACGCCTATCCAATTGCCGTCGCGGCGGTCCTCACGGCGCTGGTGGCACGCGCCGTCGTACAGCCCGGCCTTCCATTCATCACATTCTACCCGGCCGTGATCCTGACCGCCTATTTCTGCGGGCTCGGTCCTGCGATCGTCTCGGCGCTCCTGTCCGGTCTGGCTGCGTGGCACTTCGTGCTGCCGTCCAACCTTCCGGCGACGGGGGGATCGTCGGCCGCCGTCGCCCTGGGGCTTTACGGCGCCGTCGTGGGCATCAACCTGATCCTCATCGACCGGGTGCAGCGAGCGGCGGCTGCCAACGCAGCGCTGGCCAAAACCGAGCGGAGACTTCGCCTCGAACTGCAGCGCGAGACTGAACTGCGCGTCGCCAACGAGCAGCTTGCCGAGAAGACATTGCTCCTCGATCTCGCCCTGCAGGCCGCCGATGCCGGCACGTGGCGCTATTGCGTCCGGACCGGGCGGGCTCAGCTGTCGGAACGCATGGCGCGCCATAACGGGTTCGGGGATCGAGCCATCGAGATCGACGTCGAGCGGGACTGGCGTCCCCGCGTCCATCCCGAAGACGCGGATCGGACCCTCTTCGACCTACAGGCAGCCATCGCGGCGCGGACGAAATTCGTGACGGACTTCCGCGTCCTTCTGCCGAATGGCGGGGTGCGCTGGATCGCCGGATTAGGGCAGGTGGAGACCGATTCCGCCGGAATCGCGACCGAGGTCGTTGGCCTGAGCCTGGACATCACCGCTCGCAAGGAGGCGGAGGCGAAGATCGCCCATATGGCCTGCCACGATCCCCTCACAGGGCTCGCCAACCGTGCGCTGTTCGACACGCGTCTCCAAGAGGAGTTCGCCCGGATCCGCCGGCGCGGCGCCGCCTTCGCGCTCTTCTGCCTGGATCTCGACCGGTTCAAGGCCGTGAACGACACCCACGGACATCTGATCGGGGACGAACTGCTCCGGATCGTCGCCGACCGCTTCCGTACCGCGATCCGCCTGGAAGACACGTTGGCCCGGATCGGCGGTGACGAGTTCGTGATCATCCAGACCGAGGCCGATCAGCCCGACAGCGCGGCTGTGCTCGCTGAGCGCCTGATCGCCGCCGTGCAGCGGCCGCTCGACATCGATGGGCGTCGACTGTCCGTCGGCCTCAGCATCGGGATTGCCCTGGCCCCAGCCTGTGGCGCGGATCCCCTGAGCCTCTACAACAGCGCGGATCGTGCCCTGTACAGTGCGAAGGCGCAGGGCCGAAACACCTTCCGATTCGCCGGCTGA
- the rpmE gene encoding 50S ribosomal protein L31: MAKDAAAKAKGTEHPDYHFIKVVMTDGTEYRTRSTYGKEGDTLNLDIDPLTHPAWTGGEQKMLDRGGRVSRFNSRFGNLGKR; the protein is encoded by the coding sequence ATGGCGAAGGACGCGGCCGCGAAGGCCAAGGGGACCGAGCACCCCGACTACCACTTCATCAAGGTCGTGATGACGGACGGTACCGAGTACCGGACCCGTTCGACCTACGGGAAAGAGGGTGACACCCTCAACCTCGACATCGATCCGCTCACCCACCCGGCCTGGACGGGCGGCGAGCAGAAGATGCTCGATCGCGGCGGCCGCGTCTCGCGCTTCAACTCGCGGTTCGGCAACCTCGGCAAGCGCTGA
- a CDS encoding ABC transporter transmembrane domain-containing protein: protein MARKNKATEGRPKAPLSALRPLLPFALRYRGRIVAGLIALICASASTLVVPIAMRRVIDHGFTADGSEVIDAYFLALLGVVAAFALSSAARVYTVVTLGERVVADLRSAVFARLTILDPAFFDRAQSGEIVSRLTADATQIKSAFGVSVSILLRNLFLFVGATAMMVITSPRLSVMVLAAIPVIVFPLIVSGRGVRRRSRAAQDRLADASAYAAEAVGAVRIMQAFGRSASTAARFAATSEDAYAAARDSVRARALLTGVAIFLISASVVGVMWYGAQGVLNHTMTGGELSQFVLYAVFGAGALGQLSEVYGDLAMSAGAAERLTEILAAEPAIQAPLPALPLPEPARGAVDFEAVRFTYPTRPGHAALDGLSFAAAPGERIALVGLSGAGKSTVFQLLLRFYDPQGGRILVDGADIVKVDPERLRARIALVPQDPVVFSGSVSENIRYGRPEAGEADVRRAAELANAHGFITALPQGYATQVGERGVTLSGGQRQRIAIARAILKDAPILLLDEATSALDAESERAVQAALDTLMQGRTTLVIAHRLATIRAADRILVLDDGRIVETGTHESLLTQGALYAQLANLQFTDALDETARGKEPRARGERLPAGE, encoded by the coding sequence ATGGCTCGTAAGAACAAGGCCACCGAAGGCCGCCCAAAAGCCCCGCTGAGCGCGCTCCGGCCGCTGCTTCCGTTCGCGCTGCGCTACCGCGGCCGGATCGTCGCCGGACTGATCGCCCTCATCTGTGCCTCGGCTTCGACGCTCGTCGTGCCGATCGCCATGCGCAGAGTGATCGACCACGGCTTCACAGCCGATGGCTCCGAAGTGATCGACGCCTACTTCCTGGCGCTCCTCGGCGTCGTGGCGGCCTTCGCCCTGTCGAGCGCGGCCCGCGTCTACACCGTGGTGACCCTGGGCGAGCGCGTGGTGGCCGACCTGCGCAGCGCCGTCTTCGCAAGGTTGACGATCCTGGATCCCGCCTTCTTCGACCGCGCGCAATCTGGCGAGATCGTCTCCCGGCTCACCGCGGACGCCACGCAGATCAAGTCCGCCTTCGGCGTCTCGGTCTCGATCCTGCTGCGCAACCTGTTTCTCTTTGTGGGCGCCACCGCCATGATGGTGATCACGAGCCCGCGCCTCTCCGTGATGGTGCTTGCGGCGATCCCCGTGATCGTCTTCCCGCTGATCGTCTCCGGCCGCGGGGTCCGCCGCCGCTCCAGGGCCGCGCAGGATCGCTTGGCCGACGCCTCCGCGTACGCCGCCGAGGCGGTCGGGGCCGTGCGGATCATGCAGGCCTTCGGGCGCTCGGCCAGCACGGCCGCCCGCTTCGCCGCCACCTCCGAGGATGCCTACGCGGCCGCCCGCGATTCGGTCCGGGCGCGGGCGCTGCTCACGGGCGTGGCGATCTTCCTGATTTCCGCCTCGGTGGTCGGGGTGATGTGGTACGGGGCGCAGGGTGTCCTGAACCACACGATGACCGGCGGCGAGCTTTCGCAATTCGTGCTCTACGCGGTCTTCGGCGCCGGGGCGCTCGGCCAGCTCTCCGAGGTCTACGGCGATCTCGCCATGTCGGCTGGGGCGGCTGAGCGGCTGACCGAAATCCTCGCCGCGGAGCCAGCGATCCAGGCCCCATTGCCGGCGCTTCCGCTGCCCGAACCCGCCCGCGGCGCGGTGGACTTCGAGGCCGTGCGCTTCACCTATCCGACGCGGCCTGGGCATGCTGCCCTCGACGGCCTCAGCTTCGCGGCCGCGCCCGGCGAACGCATCGCCCTCGTCGGCCTCTCCGGAGCCGGCAAGTCGACCGTCTTCCAGCTGCTGCTGCGCTTCTACGACCCGCAGGGCGGCCGGATCCTGGTGGACGGCGCCGACATCGTGAAGGTTGACCCGGAGCGCCTCCGCGCCCGTATCGCCCTGGTCCCCCAAGATCCGGTGGTGTTCTCCGGGAGCGTCAGCGAGAACATCCGCTACGGCCGCCCCGAGGCGGGCGAGGCGGACGTGCGGCGCGCCGCCGAACTCGCGAACGCGCATGGCTTCATCACGGCCCTGCCGCAGGGCTACGCGACCCAGGTCGGCGAGCGCGGCGTGACACTGTCGGGCGGCCAGCGCCAGCGCATCGCCATCGCCCGGGCGATCCTCAAGGATGCGCCGATCCTGCTCCTCGACGAGGCGACCTCGGCGCTCGACGCGGAATCGGAGCGCGCCGTGCAGGCGGCCCTCGACACGCTGATGCAGGGCCGCACCACCCTGGTGATCGCCCACCGACTCGCGACGATCCGCGCGGCGGACCGGATCCTCGTCCTCGACGACGGCCGCATCGTCGAGACCGGGACCCACGAAAGCCTGCTGACCCAAGGCGCGCTCTACGCGCAGCTCGCGAACCTGCAGTTCACCGATGCTCTGGACGAGACCGCCCGCGGCAAGGAACCCCGTGCCCGCGGCGAGCGGTTGCCGGCCGGGGAGTAG
- a CDS encoding methyl-accepting chemotaxis protein, whose translation MSSLIRSARPDEAETFTSGTPSAAVLVEGAPGYEAGAIAAAMQVFEDGLAHLMTRRPDAVVSNAGCAEDVTGLLAAIASQTSLMALRASIESTHDGAAGRGFAAAAADVRSLARQMARATDTLVSQAGQIQAAAERAQDAFAAERRGRANSVAA comes from the coding sequence ATGTCGAGTCTCATCAGGTCTGCACGTCCCGACGAAGCGGAGACGTTCACTTCGGGCACGCCGTCGGCGGCGGTCCTGGTCGAGGGTGCTCCGGGCTACGAGGCCGGCGCCATCGCGGCTGCGATGCAGGTCTTCGAGGACGGGTTGGCCCATCTGATGACGCGCAGGCCGGATGCCGTCGTCTCAAATGCCGGCTGTGCGGAGGACGTGACCGGCCTGTTGGCCGCGATCGCCAGCCAGACGAGCCTGATGGCGCTCAGGGCCTCGATCGAATCGACCCACGACGGTGCGGCGGGACGGGGCTTCGCGGCGGCCGCCGCCGATGTGCGAAGCCTGGCCCGGCAGATGGCGCGGGCCACCGACACGCTGGTTTCGCAGGCCGGCCAGATCCAGGCTGCCGCCGAGCGGGCGCAGGACGCATTTGCTGCGGAGCGTCGCGGACGCGCGAATAGCGTCGCGGCCTAA
- a CDS encoding peptidoglycan -binding protein, with protein MASTAARSRRTLNVWPGYVDALATLLLSVVFLLTVFVVGQFFLSQELTGRDETLAKLNRQIADLTDLLALERSNRRNQEDEVRNLRTTLAGVESERDQARTQAEAATVSQGAAAPLDKQLEAERGATKRALSQIDLLNEQISAMRRQLAALEDALAASESRDRESQARIAELGSRLNVALAQKVQELARYRSDFFGRLRQILGNRPDIRVVGDRFVLQSEVLFPAGSATLKPEAGPELDRIAGAISDLAKQIPSDLPWVLRVDGHTDARPINTAQFPSNWALSAARAIAVVQYLAGKGIPPQHLLAGAFGEFQPLDAGTTEEAYARNRRIEMKLTER; from the coding sequence ATGGCCTCCACGGCGGCGCGATCCCGCCGGACCCTCAACGTCTGGCCCGGCTACGTCGACGCGCTGGCGACGCTGCTTCTGTCGGTGGTGTTCCTGCTGACGGTGTTCGTGGTCGGCCAGTTCTTCCTGTCCCAGGAGCTGACCGGCCGGGACGAGACACTGGCCAAGCTCAACCGGCAGATCGCCGACCTCACCGATCTGCTGGCGCTGGAGCGCTCGAACCGCCGCAATCAGGAGGACGAGGTCCGCAACCTCCGCACGACGCTGGCCGGCGTCGAGAGCGAGCGCGATCAGGCCCGGACGCAGGCCGAGGCCGCTACCGTCAGCCAGGGTGCTGCGGCTCCGCTCGACAAGCAGCTTGAGGCGGAGCGCGGTGCCACCAAGCGGGCGCTGTCGCAGATCGATCTGCTCAACGAGCAGATCAGCGCCATGCGCCGCCAGCTCGCCGCCCTGGAGGACGCGCTGGCGGCTTCGGAGAGCCGTGACCGCGAATCGCAGGCGCGCATCGCGGAGCTCGGCAGCCGCCTGAACGTGGCGCTGGCCCAGAAGGTCCAGGAACTCGCCAGATATCGGTCCGACTTCTTCGGACGCCTGCGGCAGATCCTCGGCAATCGCCCCGATATCCGCGTCGTCGGCGACCGGTTCGTGCTCCAGTCCGAGGTGCTGTTCCCCGCGGGTTCCGCGACCTTGAAGCCCGAGGCCGGACCGGAGCTCGACCGGATCGCCGGCGCCATCTCGGATCTCGCCAAGCAGATCCCTTCGGATCTGCCCTGGGTCCTGCGGGTCGACGGCCATACCGACGCGCGCCCGATCAACACGGCGCAATTCCCGTCGAACTGGGCGCTCTCGGCCGCCCGCGCCATCGCGGTGGTGCAATACCTCGCCGGCAAGGGCATCCCGCCGCAGCATCTCCTGGCCGGAGCCTTCGGCGAATTCCAGCCCCTCGACGCCGGCACCACCGAAGAGGCTTACGCGCGCAATCGCCGGATCGAGATGAAGCTCACCGAGCGGTAG
- a CDS encoding MotA/TolQ/ExbB proton channel family protein, producing the protein MAARDTGEVKREPLARPGIYLGRMLVFLILVGFLAFILFKQITPAFLANPGLNGLILGVLLIAVLIAFGQVIRLFRETSYVNAVASGAQAKRPPALLAPMAPMIAARAAGTTLPGTAGYLDTIAARLDEGREILRYIAGILILLGLLGTFWGLIDTLSAVGGVIKGMRGGGDAGVMFDELKSGLAVPLSGIGLAFSASLFGLASSLITGFLELQAGQAHARFHNDLQDWLMSGDAVADTAGAPAVSTTLGSQELKEAVDRLTALVAEGGSSRAATLAMTNLAEGIQGLVQHMRAEQQMIRDWVEAQASRERELKQVLDRLGRERV; encoded by the coding sequence ATGGCCGCCCGCGATACCGGCGAAGTCAAGAGAGAGCCGCTGGCGCGGCCCGGGATCTATCTCGGACGCATGCTGGTCTTTCTGATCCTGGTCGGCTTCCTGGCCTTCATCCTGTTCAAGCAGATCACGCCGGCCTTCCTGGCCAATCCCGGGCTCAACGGTCTCATCCTCGGTGTGCTGCTGATCGCCGTCCTGATCGCGTTCGGGCAGGTCATCCGGCTGTTCCGCGAGACCAGCTACGTCAACGCTGTGGCGAGCGGCGCGCAGGCCAAGCGGCCGCCGGCGCTGCTGGCGCCCATGGCGCCGATGATCGCCGCGCGTGCCGCCGGGACAACTCTGCCGGGCACCGCGGGCTATCTGGACACGATCGCGGCGCGTCTCGACGAGGGGCGCGAGATCCTGCGCTACATCGCCGGCATCCTGATCCTGCTCGGCCTGCTCGGCACGTTCTGGGGCCTGATTGACACCCTCTCGGCGGTGGGCGGCGTCATCAAGGGCATGCGCGGGGGCGGCGATGCCGGCGTGATGTTTGACGAACTGAAATCTGGCCTCGCGGTGCCGCTGTCCGGCATCGGCCTCGCGTTCTCGGCCTCGCTGTTCGGCCTCGCCTCGTCGCTGATTACGGGCTTCCTGGAATTGCAGGCGGGCCAGGCCCATGCCCGATTCCACAACGACCTGCAGGACTGGCTGATGTCGGGCGACGCCGTTGCCGACACGGCGGGCGCGCCGGCCGTATCCACCACGCTTGGCTCGCAGGAGCTGAAGGAGGCCGTGGACCGCCTGACCGCCCTGGTCGCCGAGGGCGGCAGCAGCCGTGCCGCCACCCTCGCCATGACCAACCTCGCCGAGGGTATCCAGGGCCTCGTGCAGCACATGCGGGCCGAGCAGCAGATGATCCGCGACTGGGTCGAGGCGCAGGCGAGCCGCGAGCGCGAGCTGAAGCAGGTGCTCGACCGGCTCGGCCGGGAGCGGGTCTGA
- a CDS encoding TIGR00282 family metallophosphoesterase, whose product MRLLFLGDVVGRSGRTVVCENLPRLRERWRLDCVVVNGENAAGGFGISEAICDELIQAGADAVTLGNHSFDQREALVFIARQPRLVRPANYPPGTPGRGATVIETQGGARVLVVNVMGRVFLDAMDDPFAAVEREIEACPLGAAADAVVVDVHAEATSEKQAFGYYLDGRASLVVGTHTHTPTADHRILPGGTAYMSDAGMCGDYDSVIGMQKDEPIRRMIQKTPGSRWEVAVGEATLSGIAVELDARGLATQVSALRLGPHLEQSRPHFWD is encoded by the coding sequence ATGCGGCTGCTCTTCCTCGGCGACGTCGTAGGGCGGTCCGGCCGCACCGTGGTCTGCGAAAACCTGCCGCGCCTGCGTGAGCGCTGGCGCCTCGACTGCGTGGTCGTCAACGGGGAAAACGCGGCCGGCGGCTTCGGCATCTCCGAGGCGATCTGCGACGAGCTGATCCAGGCCGGTGCCGATGCCGTGACGCTCGGCAACCACAGCTTCGACCAACGCGAGGCGCTGGTGTTCATCGCCCGCCAGCCGCGTCTCGTGCGTCCGGCGAACTACCCGCCCGGGACTCCCGGCCGCGGCGCGACGGTCATCGAGACGCAGGGCGGCGCCCGGGTGCTCGTGGTCAACGTGATGGGCCGCGTCTTCCTCGACGCGATGGACGATCCCTTCGCGGCAGTGGAGCGTGAGATCGAGGCCTGCCCCCTCGGGGCGGCGGCCGACGCCGTTGTGGTCGATGTCCACGCGGAGGCGACCAGCGAGAAGCAGGCCTTCGGCTACTATCTCGACGGCCGCGCGAGCCTCGTCGTGGGCACCCACACGCACACGCCGACCGCCGACCACCGCATCCTCCCGGGCGGCACCGCCTACATGTCGGATGCCGGCATGTGCGGCGACTACGATTCGGTGATCGGCATGCAGAAGGACGAGCCGATCCGCCGCATGATCCAGAAGACGCCGGGCTCCCGCTGGGAGGTCGCCGTCGGGGAGGCGACCCTCAGCGGCATTGCCGTGGAACTGGATGCGCGCGGCCTCGCCACGCAGGTGTCCGCGCTCCGTCTGGGTCCGCATCTTGAGCAGAGCCGGCCGCATTTCTGGGACTGA
- a CDS encoding 5-formyltetrahydrofolate cyclo-ligase: MAPHSSSSETGDSGAARKAGLRQAALAARDALDPDARQAASAAIVRALLALPELASAHLVGAFWPIRSEVDPRPAAQGLLGRGQRVALPHVTPDGLVFREWRAGDALVAGRFGLSEPDPSLPPVEPDALIVPLAAFDRAGQRIGYGRGYYDGAITRLSRFRPVLTVGIGFAAQEVEHVPAEPHDRPLRFVITEAGVIRCDGAA, translated from the coding sequence GTGGCTCCGCACTCATCCTCTTCAGAAACCGGCGACTCGGGCGCGGCACGCAAGGCCGGACTCCGTCAGGCAGCGCTGGCTGCCCGCGATGCCCTTGACCCGGACGCCCGGCAGGCCGCTTCCGCGGCGATCGTGCGTGCGCTCCTCGCGCTGCCCGAACTCGCCAGTGCCCATCTCGTCGGCGCCTTCTGGCCCATCCGCAGCGAGGTCGATCCGCGTCCCGCCGCCCAAGGCCTGCTCGGCCGCGGCCAGCGCGTGGCCCTGCCGCACGTCACACCGGATGGCCTCGTGTTCCGGGAATGGCGCGCCGGGGACGCGCTCGTCGCCGGACGCTTCGGCCTCAGCGAGCCCGATCCGTCGCTGCCGCCCGTCGAGCCTGACGCCCTTATTGTGCCGCTGGCCGCCTTCGACCGGGCCGGCCAGCGCATCGGCTACGGCCGCGGTTACTACGACGGCGCGATCACCCGCCTGTCCCGCTTCCGCCCCGTCCTCACGGTCGGCATCGGCTTCGCCGCGCAGGAGGTCGAACATGTGCCCGCCGAGCCGCACGACCGGCCGCTCCGGTTCGTGATCACTGAGGCGGGTGTGATCCGCTGCGACGGGGCCGCCTGA